The Shewanella sp. NFH-SH190041 genome has a window encoding:
- the cydX gene encoding cytochrome bd-I oxidase subunit CydX codes for MWYLLWAVGILLACNLGIVNALRIDAAENNSADAK; via the coding sequence ATGTGGTATTTACTTTGGGCTGTGGGTATTTTGTTAGCCTGCAATCTGGGCATTGTTAATGCCCTGAGAATTGATGCGGCTGAAAATAACAGCGCTGACGCTAAATAA